From the genome of Geobacter sp. SVR, one region includes:
- the mrdA gene encoding penicillin-binding protein 2 has protein sequence MREKRFVREIMEMKHRTMVLSFVVGAIFFVLLLRLWHLQILSGEDYRSMSENNRLRFVPIAASRGTILDRNGTVLVSNRPSFSLAVIPQEVKDKDDLLNKLAALLGLDRAEMADRWDKAKGRAKYYPIVLASNISRDQVEIIEENKMRLPGVEIEMKPVRDYVNGNMGSHLLGYIGEVSEDELNRPGFEEYNPGDYIGKNGIERNWEQELHGSDGGRQLEVDARGRVLRTVSESLPSVGNSVVLTIDSAVQKSAERAFGDQAGAAVAMDVNTGEILAFVSNPGFDPSLFSGKLPADKWKEYLEDKRHPLENKALTGQYPPGSTFKIISALAGLENGAINDSTSVNCTGSYKLGSSTFKCWNKHGHGSTNLKKSLRESCDVYYYALGERLGVDLIAATAKKFLLGTPMGIGLTNEKGGMIPSTEWKLKRFGKRWFHGETLPVAIGQGYVLMTPIQLASMTATVANEGTIYRPHLVKRVVDGDGKPLKEVKPEVIGTTGISADKFRLVKQGLFAVVNEPGGTGAAARLGDVTVAGKTGTSQVVKLRDSKQGTPYQFRDHALFVAFAPYEKPEIAVAVVVEHGEHGASAAAPIAGRIMRAWFDSKKPPKKAAPADSAQDDETDEETPPNGQEERRP, from the coding sequence ATGAGAGAGAAGCGCTTCGTTCGCGAAATCATGGAGATGAAGCACCGGACCATGGTGCTCTCGTTCGTGGTCGGCGCAATCTTCTTCGTGCTCCTGCTGCGTCTCTGGCATCTCCAGATATTGAGCGGCGAGGATTATCGCAGCATGTCGGAGAACAACCGTCTGCGGTTCGTGCCGATCGCCGCTTCGCGCGGCACCATTCTGGACCGCAACGGCACGGTGCTGGTCAGCAATCGTCCTTCATTCAGTCTGGCGGTCATCCCCCAGGAGGTCAAGGACAAGGACGACCTGCTGAACAAGCTGGCTGCCCTGCTTGGCCTTGACAGGGCCGAGATGGCCGATCGCTGGGACAAGGCCAAGGGAAGGGCCAAATACTATCCGATCGTGCTGGCTTCCAACATCAGCCGTGACCAGGTGGAGATCATCGAGGAAAACAAGATGCGGCTGCCCGGGGTCGAAATCGAAATGAAGCCGGTGCGGGACTATGTCAACGGGAACATGGGGTCCCACCTGCTCGGATACATCGGTGAGGTGTCCGAGGATGAACTCAACCGCCCCGGTTTCGAGGAGTACAATCCCGGCGACTATATCGGCAAGAACGGGATCGAACGCAATTGGGAGCAGGAACTGCACGGCAGCGACGGAGGCCGCCAACTGGAGGTGGATGCCCGTGGCCGGGTATTGAGGACCGTCTCCGAATCCCTTCCGTCGGTCGGCAACAGTGTGGTGCTGACCATCGACTCGGCGGTACAGAAGAGTGCGGAACGGGCATTCGGCGACCAGGCCGGCGCGGCGGTTGCCATGGACGTCAATACCGGTGAAATTCTGGCTTTTGTCAGCAATCCCGGATTTGATCCCTCGCTGTTCAGCGGCAAGCTTCCGGCCGACAAGTGGAAGGAATACCTGGAGGACAAGCGCCACCCGCTGGAAAACAAGGCCCTGACCGGCCAGTATCCCCCAGGCTCAACCTTCAAGATCATCAGTGCCCTGGCCGGGCTCGAGAATGGCGCGATCAACGACTCCACTTCGGTAAACTGCACCGGTTCCTACAAGCTCGGATCCTCGACCTTCAAGTGCTGGAACAAGCATGGTCACGGGAGCACCAACCTGAAAAAGTCGCTGCGCGAATCGTGCGACGTCTATTACTATGCACTGGGAGAGCGCCTGGGGGTCGATCTGATCGCGGCCACTGCCAAGAAATTCCTGCTCGGCACACCCATGGGCATCGGCCTGACCAACGAAAAGGGGGGCATGATCCCCAGCACAGAATGGAAACTGAAGCGGTTCGGCAAGCGCTGGTTCCATGGCGAAACGTTGCCGGTAGCCATTGGCCAGGGCTACGTGTTGATGACCCCCATCCAATTGGCCTCTATGACTGCCACCGTGGCCAACGAAGGAACGATATATCGCCCCCATCTGGTCAAACGCGTCGTGGACGGCGACGGAAAGCCGCTGAAGGAAGTCAAGCCTGAAGTAATCGGCACCACCGGCATATCCGCCGATAAGTTCCGGCTGGTCAAACAGGGGCTGTTCGCCGTTGTGAACGAACCAGGAGGGACCGGTGCTGCGGCACGGCTCGGCGATGTGACCGTGGCCGGCAAGACCGGCACGTCCCAGGTAGTGAAACTGCGCGACAGCAAACAGGGCACCCCATACCAGTTTCGCGATCATGCCCTGTTCGTGGCGTTCGCCCCCTATGAAAAACCGGAGATCGCGGTGGCGGTGGTGGTCGAGCATGGCGAGCACGGCGCTTCAGCGGCCGCTCCGATTGCCGGTCGCATCATGAGGGCATGGTTTGACTCGAAAAAGCCGCCTAAAAAGGCCGCACCTGCTGACAGCGCACAGGATGACGAAACAGATGAAGAAACGCCGCCGAATGGGCAGGAGGAAAGGCGGCCATGA
- a CDS encoding deoxyguanosinetriphosphate triphosphohydrolase: MNPSTERTDLAAYACSSARSLGRKHPEEHRDNRPAFERDRDRIIHCAAFRRLEYKTQVFVNHEGDYYRTRLTHSLEVAQIGRAIARQLHLNEELTEALALAHDLGHTPFGHTGEEVLDNLMQGYGGFEHNLQSYRVVDELEERYPNFNGLNLTWEVREGIIKHASPYDAPLEAMVGFLPGVVPSIEAQIINYADEIAYNNHDIDDGLKSGYITLEMLGRIELWRRVSATVRGKYPAIDDRRLVYQTISALIGLQITDVCSTIATNLERFGIAGLEDLRLINRAVAHFSEEITILNMELKSFLFDHLYRHHKVDKMRVKAEIFITRLFETYLRYPNLLPPKYQTRFDTCGIHRVVCDYIAGMTDRFALDEYKRLFEPYERV, from the coding sequence ATGAACCCATCTACGGAGAGAACCGACCTGGCCGCTTATGCCTGCTCCAGCGCCCGGTCACTCGGCAGAAAGCACCCTGAGGAACACCGCGACAACCGGCCCGCCTTTGAGCGCGACCGCGACCGGATCATCCATTGTGCCGCATTTCGCCGGCTGGAGTACAAAACTCAGGTCTTTGTCAACCATGAAGGGGATTATTACCGCACCCGCCTGACCCATTCCCTGGAGGTGGCACAGATAGGCCGGGCCATTGCCCGGCAGTTGCATCTGAACGAAGAGCTGACCGAGGCCCTGGCCCTGGCGCACGATCTGGGGCATACGCCGTTCGGCCATACCGGCGAAGAGGTGCTTGACAACCTGATGCAGGGCTACGGCGGGTTTGAACACAACCTGCAGTCCTACCGCGTTGTGGATGAACTGGAGGAGCGCTACCCCAATTTCAATGGCCTCAACCTGACCTGGGAGGTGCGGGAGGGGATCATCAAACACGCCAGCCCCTACGACGCGCCGCTGGAGGCCATGGTCGGATTCCTGCCCGGCGTGGTACCGTCCATCGAGGCGCAGATCATCAACTATGCCGACGAGATCGCCTACAACAATCATGATATCGATGACGGCCTGAAGTCGGGATACATTACGCTGGAGATGCTGGGACGCATCGAGTTGTGGAGGCGCGTCAGTGCCACTGTACGCGGGAAATATCCGGCAATCGACGACAGGCGCCTGGTCTACCAGACCATCAGCGCGCTGATCGGCCTGCAGATTACCGACGTCTGCAGCACCATTGCCACCAACCTGGAGCGGTTCGGCATCGCCGGCCTGGAGGATCTGCGGCTGATCAACCGGGCCGTGGCCCATTTCAGCGAGGAGATCACCATCCTGAACATGGAGCTGAAAAGCTTCCTGTTCGACCATCTCTATCGCCACCACAAGGTGGACAAGATGCGTGTCAAGGCCGAGATCTTCATCACCCGCCTGTTCGAAACCTACTTGCGCTATCCCAACCTGCTGCCTCCCAAGTACCAGACCCGCTTCGATACCTGCGGCATTCATCGGGTGGTCTGCGACTACATCGCCGGCATGACCGACCGTTTTGCCCTGGATGAATACAAGCGGCTGTTCGAACCGTACGAGCGGGTGTAG
- a CDS encoding nucleotidyltransferase substrate binding protein, with translation MNQPDIRWQQRFANYQKALRQLGKAVELSRQRSLSELERQGLIQGFEFVHELAWNVMKDFFDYQGNTVIMGSRDATREAFKRNLVHDGEGWMDMIVSRNKSSHTYNEETAAEIADKVLTHYWSLFQEFETRMQEQLDADR, from the coding sequence ATGAACCAACCTGACATTCGCTGGCAGCAACGATTCGCCAATTACCAAAAGGCCCTCAGGCAACTGGGTAAAGCAGTTGAACTCAGCCGCCAACGCTCTCTTTCGGAACTCGAACGGCAAGGCCTGATTCAGGGATTCGAGTTTGTCCATGAACTTGCCTGGAATGTCATGAAAGATTTCTTCGACTACCAGGGAAATACGGTGATAATGGGCTCCCGTGATGCTACCCGTGAGGCGTTCAAACGCAATCTGGTGCACGATGGCGAAGGATGGATGGACATGATCGTCAGCCGCAACAAATCATCCCACACCTACAACGAAGAAACAGCAGCCGAAATAGCCGACAAGGTGCTTACTCACTATTGGAGTCTCTTTCAGGAATTCGAAACAAGAATGCAGGAACAGCTCGATGCGGACAGATGA
- the yfbR gene encoding 5'-deoxynucleotidase: protein MRDKSTKPEQYDFFAFLSRMRYISRWGLMRNTVPENIQEHSLDVAIIAHALAMIRNTYFDGDLDPNRIALLGVFHDASEIFTGDMPTPVKHFNPRLKRSYHQLEEQARRKLLAMLPPELAEEYEPLFFFADEPEHVALVKAADKIAALLKCIEEEKTGNLEFRRAGAEHLDHLTASPLPEVRYFLEKFLPGYRLSLDELNLG from the coding sequence ATGAGAGACAAATCCACCAAACCCGAACAGTACGACTTTTTCGCTTTTCTCTCCCGCATGCGCTACATCAGCCGCTGGGGGCTGATGCGCAACACCGTTCCGGAGAATATCCAGGAGCACAGCCTGGATGTGGCCATCATCGCCCATGCCCTGGCCATGATCCGCAACACCTATTTCGACGGTGATCTCGACCCGAACAGGATCGCCCTTTTAGGCGTGTTTCACGATGCCAGCGAAATCTTCACCGGAGACATGCCCACCCCGGTGAAGCACTTCAATCCCCGTCTCAAACGCTCCTATCACCAACTGGAGGAGCAGGCGCGGCGCAAGCTGCTGGCCATGCTGCCCCCCGAGCTGGCCGAGGAATATGAGCCGCTGTTCTTCTTTGCGGACGAGCCGGAGCATGTTGCGCTGGTCAAGGCGGCCGACAAGATCGCCGCCCTGCTGAAATGCATCGAGGAGGAGAAGACGGGCAATCTCGAATTCCGCCGGGCTGGCGCTGAACATCTGGACCACCTGACTGCCAGCCCGCTGCCCGAGGTGCGCTACTTTCTGGAGAAGTTCCTGCCGGGTTACCGGCTTTCGCTGGACGAGTTGAACCTGGGGTAA
- the rodA gene encoding rod shape-determining protein RodA codes for MIDRRLFTNIDWMLVGLVIVISMLGIVNIYSATTPYKIIGAPYYVKQFYWMAFGMFIALLICSIDYHILEDFSYWLYFLLVLLLVAVLLVGRRSMGATRWLHLGFFNIQPSELMKIVIIITFARFFNNFHAPGGMTVRDLMFPLGILAVPALLIMKQPDLGTATLVVLIAMSMTFYVGLRWTTIVSFILVTIPTCWLAWSHFLRPYQKNRILDFLNPERSRLGSGYHIIQSKIAVGSGGLFGKGFIKGTQSQLRFLPEQHTDFAFSVFTEEWGFIGALVLIILYLSLVLWGLNIARRCNDRFGSLLAMGVTAMLFWHIVINMGMVIGMFPVVGVPMPFFSYGGTSMITSMVGIGILQNISMRRFMF; via the coding sequence ATGATCGATCGCCGGTTGTTCACCAATATCGACTGGATGCTGGTCGGCCTCGTTATCGTGATCAGCATGCTGGGCATCGTCAATATCTACAGTGCGACTACTCCCTACAAGATCATCGGGGCTCCCTACTACGTGAAGCAGTTCTACTGGATGGCCTTCGGCATGTTCATCGCACTTTTGATCTGCAGTATCGATTACCACATCCTGGAGGATTTCTCCTATTGGCTCTACTTTTTGCTGGTTCTACTGCTGGTGGCGGTGCTCCTGGTGGGGCGGCGTTCCATGGGAGCTACCCGCTGGCTGCATCTCGGCTTCTTTAATATCCAGCCCTCCGAGCTGATGAAAATCGTGATCATCATCACCTTTGCCAGGTTTTTCAATAATTTTCATGCGCCGGGCGGCATGACGGTCAGGGACCTGATGTTCCCGCTGGGGATATTGGCTGTGCCGGCGCTTTTGATCATGAAGCAGCCCGATCTCGGTACGGCCACGCTGGTGGTGCTGATCGCCATGTCCATGACCTTTTACGTCGGCTTGCGCTGGACGACGATCGTCAGTTTCATACTCGTTACAATCCCGACCTGCTGGCTGGCCTGGTCCCATTTTCTGCGCCCCTACCAGAAGAATCGCATTCTCGATTTCCTCAACCCGGAGCGTTCTCGCCTCGGCAGTGGTTACCACATTATTCAAAGTAAAATCGCCGTGGGGTCGGGAGGGCTGTTCGGCAAGGGGTTCATCAAGGGTACCCAGTCCCAGCTGCGGTTTCTGCCGGAACAGCACACCGATTTTGCTTTTTCCGTTTTCACCGAGGAGTGGGGGTTCATAGGAGCGCTGGTACTGATCATCCTTTATCTCTCCCTGGTTCTGTGGGGGCTCAATATTGCCCGGCGCTGCAACGACCGTTTCGGCAGTCTGCTGGCAATGGGGGTGACAGCCATGCTCTTCTGGCACATCGTGATCAACATGGGCATGGTGATCGGAATGTTCCCGGTAGTCGGCGTTCCGATGCCCTTCTTCTCCTATGGCGGCACATCGATGATTACCTCCATGGTGGGCATCGGCATCCTGCAGAATATCAGCATGCGCAGGTTCATGTTCTAG
- the mreD gene encoding rod shape-determining protein MreD, which produces MSRRGALQLTGAVVLAIILQTSVLPVYIADYFKPDLLLIIMVYLALRESYQAGTPLAWLLGLLKDVFSGLYLGLNAFTFLIIFLVIKSVADRLYAESGFLFVVTVTVATLACLTANLLLLFMFTNTPGIAYSIGAGMIPHVMVNCFAASLVILLPVFAREEETV; this is translated from the coding sequence ATGAGTAGGCGGGGGGCGCTGCAGCTGACCGGCGCCGTCGTACTGGCGATTATCCTGCAGACCTCGGTCCTGCCGGTCTACATTGCCGACTATTTCAAACCGGATCTGCTGTTGATCATCATGGTGTACCTGGCACTGCGCGAGTCCTACCAGGCCGGAACGCCACTGGCATGGCTGCTGGGGCTGCTCAAGGATGTCTTCAGCGGGCTGTATCTCGGGCTCAATGCCTTTACCTTCCTGATTATATTCCTGGTCATCAAGAGCGTTGCCGACAGGCTGTATGCCGAAAGCGGCTTTCTGTTCGTGGTGACGGTCACCGTGGCGACGCTGGCCTGCCTCACCGCCAATCTCCTCCTGTTGTTCATGTTTACCAATACCCCCGGCATCGCCTATTCGATCGGTGCTGGAATGATACCGCACGTCATGGTCAACTGTTTTGCAGCCTCACTGGTCATTCTGCTGCCCGTATTCGCCCGTGAGGAGGAAACCGTATGA
- a CDS encoding nucleotidyltransferase domain-containing protein — protein sequence MRTDDEHRYGLKESTIEKINDVFSTVPEIERVILYGSRAMGRFRNGSDIDLTIKGEDVTHSQLLRIENQLDDLLLPYTIDLSLLHQIYNSDLLDHIRRVGVVFYERKPEP from the coding sequence ATGCGGACAGATGACGAGCATAGGTATGGACTCAAGGAAAGCACCATCGAGAAGATCAACGACGTGTTTTCCACCGTGCCGGAGATCGAACGGGTGATCCTCTATGGTTCGCGGGCGATGGGGCGTTTCCGCAACGGCTCGGATATCGATCTGACGATTAAGGGGGAAGACGTTACTCATTCGCAGTTGCTGCGGATCGAGAACCAGTTGGATGACCTGCTGCTTCCCTATACGATAGATCTCTCCCTGCTGCACCAGATCTACAACAGCGACCTGCTCGACCACATCAGACGGGTCGGAGTCGTTTTTTATGAAAGAAAGCCCGAGCCATGA
- a CDS encoding ATP-binding protein, translating into MNVTDRSQSDGTAGNNERTGAGMPLQLGESHYRAMVEAFDGFVYVCSADYRIQYMNTRLIERTGRDATGETCYQALQGLDNVCSWCANEKVLCGESQRWEVKNPRDNRWYHISNTPILNADGIMFAQAVITDITTRKMAEIERARYFQFFLTSSELMCIAGADGYFKRTNPSFSRVLGYSEQELQTRPLIEFIHPDDRQRTIAEIKNQLSGSFVTQTFENRYLRKDGTCCWLSWNAYFDERENVIFGIARDVTEQKRFEYKLAAAKDAAEAGSRAKSEFLANMSHEIRTPMNAIRGMAQLLEYTELSSIQKEYLNAILVSSDSLLSLINGILDFSKIEAGRLELEQSVFSLRRSIGDLVQAQMPLLYTKGLTIRTDIPDDIPDGLMGDQLRLKQIMLNLLGNAIKFTSSGGIVLSIAMQERAGDAVVLRFSVSDTGVGIKPEVREKIFDPFTQADDSTSRNFGGTGLGLSICAKLVKLMGGSIEVESGEGIGSTFHVAIPFIAGPGRGEHRQPCGGERAPTFECRPLHILLAEDNALNRLFLSRFLEKFGHTLESVQNGTEVVEKWEQNSYSLILMDIQMPGMDGMDATRLIREREKQKGGHTPIIALTAHALREDRQNFLDQGFDGYVSKPIEIGVMMEEVKRCLQGREMLKPL; encoded by the coding sequence ATGAATGTGACGGATCGGTCTCAATCGGACGGAACAGCCGGAAACAACGAGCGCACCGGCGCCGGTATGCCCCTGCAGTTGGGCGAATCGCACTACCGGGCAATGGTTGAGGCATTTGACGGATTTGTGTACGTCTGCTCGGCAGATTACCGGATTCAATACATGAACACCCGTCTCATCGAGCGCACCGGACGCGATGCCACCGGAGAGACATGTTACCAGGCGCTTCAGGGGCTGGACAACGTCTGCTCCTGGTGCGCCAATGAGAAGGTGCTCTGCGGGGAGAGCCAGCGCTGGGAAGTGAAGAATCCCCGGGACAATCGCTGGTATCACATATCAAATACGCCGATCCTGAATGCCGATGGCATCATGTTCGCGCAGGCCGTAATTACCGACATCACGACCCGCAAGATGGCCGAGATTGAGCGGGCCCGCTATTTCCAATTTTTTCTCACCTCTTCCGAACTGATGTGTATCGCGGGGGCGGACGGGTATTTCAAACGCACCAATCCCTCTTTTTCCCGTGTGCTGGGATATTCCGAACAAGAACTGCAGACACGGCCGCTGATCGAGTTCATTCATCCCGATGACCGTCAGCGCACGATAGCTGAGATAAAAAATCAATTGAGCGGCTCCTTTGTCACCCAAACGTTCGAAAACCGTTACCTGCGTAAAGATGGGACCTGCTGCTGGCTGTCATGGAATGCATACTTTGACGAGCGGGAAAATGTTATCTTCGGCATAGCGCGCGACGTCACCGAACAGAAGAGGTTCGAGTACAAACTGGCTGCCGCCAAGGACGCTGCCGAGGCGGGCAGCCGTGCCAAGAGCGAGTTCCTGGCCAATATGAGCCATGAGATCCGCACACCGATGAACGCCATCAGGGGCATGGCCCAGCTTCTCGAGTACACAGAGCTTTCCTCCATACAAAAGGAATATCTGAATGCCATCCTGGTTTCTTCGGACAGCCTGCTGTCGTTGATCAACGGAATCCTGGATTTTTCGAAGATCGAGGCCGGCAGACTGGAACTGGAACAGAGCGTTTTCAGTCTCAGGAGGAGTATCGGCGACCTTGTCCAGGCCCAGATGCCTCTTCTCTATACCAAGGGACTCACGATCCGTACCGACATCCCTGACGATATTCCCGATGGCCTGATGGGCGATCAGCTCCGGCTGAAACAGATCATGCTCAATCTTCTGGGCAATGCCATCAAGTTCACCAGCAGCGGGGGGATCGTCCTTTCTATCGCCATGCAGGAACGTGCAGGGGATGCGGTGGTGCTCAGATTCAGTGTGAGCGACACGGGCGTAGGCATCAAGCCGGAGGTGCGCGAAAAGATATTCGATCCTTTCACCCAGGCCGACGATTCCACTTCGCGAAATTTCGGCGGGACCGGCCTGGGGCTTTCGATCTGTGCCAAGCTGGTGAAATTGATGGGCGGGAGCATCGAGGTCGAGAGCGGGGAGGGGATCGGCAGTACCTTTCATGTGGCAATCCCCTTTATTGCCGGACCCGGACGGGGCGAACACCGTCAACCCTGCGGAGGGGAACGGGCACCGACGTTTGAATGCCGGCCGCTGCACATTCTTCTGGCTGAGGACAACGCCCTGAACCGGCTGTTTCTGTCAAGGTTCCTGGAAAAGTTCGGCCACACCCTTGAGTCGGTCCAGAACGGCACCGAAGTTGTGGAGAAATGGGAGCAGAACAGTTACAGTCTGATTTTAATGGATATTCAGATGCCGGGCATGGATGGCATGGATGCCACCCGACTGATACGTGAACGTGAAAAACAGAAGGGAGGCCATACCCCGATCATTGCCCTGACTGCGCACGCCTTGCGCGAGGACCGGCAGAACTTTCTCGATCAGGGGTTTGACGGATACGTTTCCAAGCCCATCGAGATCGGCGTCATGATGGAGGAAGTGAAGCGGTGCCTGCAGGGGCGGGAAATGCTGAAACCTCTCTGA